GGCCGGGGCGGAGCTGACCGAGATCACCGACATGGCGCAGGGCAAGCAGGCCGTGGTGAAGGTGGTCGTGGAGATCGACGGCGAGCCGAAGCCGGCGTGCGTGGCCGAGACGGTCGTACTGCTGGTGCCGTGAGCTCCTCAGGGCGCGCCCGGGAACCACAGCCTGGGCGTGCCCTGGTCGGTCCGGTGCCGTGGGACAGATGAAGCGCCGGCTGGAGGCCCGACGGAGGCCCAGCGCGTCAGGGGCGCAGGGAGCCCAGCAGCAGGTCGGCGTAGTGGCGGCCGATCTCCTTGGCGGACAACGGACCCGTGGTGTGGTACCAGGTGCCCAGGTGGTGGACCGTGCCGAAGAAGAAGTGCACGGTCACGTCCGCCGGCACGTCCGTCCGGAAGACCCCTGCCTCCTGCCCCTCCTCCACCAGCGACCGGAACCGCTCGTGGTAGCGCCGCCGCTCGGCGCGCATGGCCCGCCGCTTGGCCTCGGGCAGCTGGTCGGCCGACCGGAAGTACACCTTGGCCTGGTCGAAGTTCTCCACCGAGGTCACCACGACGTCCGCCGCGACGGCGTGCAGCCGCTCGGCGACCGGCCCCGGCCCGGAGGCGATCGCCTCCAGCCGCTCGGTCTGCATCCGCAGCAGGCTGCCGTAGATCTCCTGGAGCAGGTCGTCCTTGGACCCGAAGTAGTGGTACATCGCGCCCTTGGTGACCCCGGCCAAGTCCACGATCTCCTGCACCGCCACGCGGTCGTAGCCCTTGTCGGCGAACAACCTGGTGGCCGCCCCGATCAGCCGTTCCGGCACAGATGCCATGCCGAGCAGCATAAACGGCCGAACGGGGCCACCACGCCAACGAGCGCCCAGGTGGGACGGGTCAGCCGCCGAGGGTGACGCCGCCGTCCACGACCAGGGTGGTGCCGGTGGTGTAGCCGCCCGCGGCCGACGCGAGGAACACCACCGCCGCGGCCAGCTCCTCCGGGTCGCCGGCGCGGCCGATCGGGAGCCGCCCGATGTGGGCGTCCAGGTAGCCGTCGGGGTACTGGTCGGTCATCTCCGAGGCGAAGAACCCGGGCGCGACCGCGTTCACCCGGATGCCCTTGCGCCCGGTCCACTGCTGCGCCAGGTCGCGGGTCAGGCCGATCAGGCCCGCCTTGGACGCCGCGTACGCCGCCTGCGGCAGACCACCGGACACCAGCCCGAGCACGCTGGAGATGTTGACGATCGACCCACCGTTGGTCATCACCGCGGCGGCGGCCTGGGCCATCCAGTACGCGCCGTTGAGGTTGACGTCCATGACGCCCAGGAACTGCTCGGGCGTCTCCTTCGAGGCGGGCACCGCCGACGCCACGCCGGCGTTGTTCACCAGCACCCGCACGTCGCCGAACTCGGCGGCGGCGCGGGCGACCTCGCGGCAGTCGTCGGGCTGGGCCACGTCCGCGCGCACGATCAGCGCACGCCGGCCCGCGGCCTCGACCAGGGCGGCGGTCTCCTTGAGCTTGTCGACCCGCCGCGCGGCCAGCACGACGTCCGCGCCGGCCTCCGCCAGGCCCTTGGCGAACGCCACCCCCAGGCCGGAGGACGCGCCGGTGACGATCGCGGTCTGGCCGTCGAGGCGGAACTTGTCGAGGATTCCCATCAGCTACAGCCTTTCCAGGATGATCGCCATGCCCTGCCCGCCGCCGACGCACATGGTCTCCAGGCCGAACTGCGCGTCCCGGGCCTGCATCCCGTTGATCAGGGTGGTCATGATGCGGGCGCCGGTCGAGCCGAACGGGTGCCCGAGCGCGATGGCGCCGCCGTGCACGTTGAGGCGGTCGATGTCGATGCCCAGCGCCCGCTGGCTGCCCAGCACCTGCACGGCGAAGGCCTCGTTGATCTCGACCAGGTCGATGTCGCCGATGGACATCCCGGCGTGCGCAAGCGCTTGCAGGGTCGCGTCCACCGGGCCGAGGCCCATGATCTCCGGGCTCAGGCCGGACACGCCCGTGGCCACGATGCGCGCCAACGGGGTGAGGCCCAGTTCGCGGGCACGCGTGTCGCTCATGATGACCACGGCCGCCGCGCCGTCGTTGAGGGGGCAGCAGTTGCCCGGCGTGACCGTCCCCTGTGGACGGAAGGACGGCTTGAGCGCCTGCACCGCTTCGAGCGTGACGCCGGCGCGCGGGCCGTCGTCCGTGCTGACGACCGTGCCGTCGGGCAGGGTGACCGGGGTGATCTCGCGGGCGAAGAAGCCGTCCGCGATCGCCTTCTCGGCCAGGTTCTGCGAGCGGACGCCGAACTCGTCCTGCTCGCGGCGGGAGATGCCGAGGTGGGTGGCCACGTTCTCGGCGGTCTGGCCCATCGAGATGTAGTAGTCCGGGAGGTCCCCGGTGAGACGGGGGTCGGTCCACGGGGTGTTGTGCTCGGCGGTTTCCGCGGTGCGCGCTTGGGCCTCGGCGAACAGCGGGTTGAAGTGCGGGTCGCCGTGGCGGTAGCGGGACACGCACTCGACGCCGGCGCTGATGAACGCGTGCCCCTCCCCCGCCTTGATGGCGTGGAAGGCCATGCGGGCGGTCTGCACGGAGGACGCGCAGAACCGGTTCACCGTCGTGCCCGGCACGGTGTCCAGACCGAGCTGCACGGCGATGCGGCGGGCCACGTTCTGGCCGTGCTCGTCCTGCGGTTCGGCGCACCCCAGGTGCAGGTCGGTGATCGTGGCGGGGTCCAGCGCAGGGACCTTGTCCAGAGCGGCCCGGATGACCTGGGCGGCCAGGTCGTCCGGGCGCAGGTCGACCAGGGAACCCTTGCGGGCCCGGCCGATCGGGGAGCGCGAGGTGGCTACGACGACAGCCTCGGGCATGGCTACTCCTTGCGGTGGATGCAGGCCTGGGTGAGGACTAGAGGCCGAGGTCGCGGCCGATGAGTTCCTTCATGATCTCGTTGGAGCCGGCCCAGATCTTGGTGACGCGGGCGTCCATCCACGCGCGGGCCACGCGGTACTCGGTCATGTAGCCGTAGCCGCCGTGCAGCTGCACGCACGCGTCGAGGACCTCGTTCTGGACGTCCGCGCTCCAGTACTTGGCCTTGGCCGCGTCCACGGCGCTGAGCTCGCGCTTGGTGTGCGCGATGGTGCACTGGTCCAGGAACGCCTGCGTCACGTCGACCTTGGTGACCAGCTCGGCGAGCAGGAACTTGTTGTGCTGGAACGAGCCGATGGACTGCCCGAACGCCTTGCGCTCCTTGGCGTACTCGATCGTCTCGAGCAGGATCTGCTTGGCGTGCGCCAGGTTCGAGATCGCGCCGCCGAGGCGTTCCTGCGGCAGGCGTTCCATCATGTAGATGAAGCCGCGGTCGACCTCGCCGATGACGTTCTCGGCGGGGATGCGGACGTCCTCGAAGAACAGCTCGGCGGTGTCGGACTCGGGCTGGCCGACCTTGTCCAGCTTGCGCCCGCGCTCGAAGCCCTTCATGCCGGTCTCGACGGCGAACAGCGTGATGCCCTTGGACTTCTTCTCCGGGCTGGTGCGCGCGGCCACGACGACCATGTCGGCGGAGTAGCCGTTGGTGATGAACGTCTTGGAGCCGTTGAGGATCCAGTCCGACCCGTCGCGCACGGCGGTGCTGCGCAGGGCGGCCAGGTCGGACCCGCCGGAGGGCTCGGTCATGCCGATGCCGGTGGTCAGCTCGCCGGAGCAGAACCGGGGCAGCCAGCGCTGCTTCTGCTCCTCGGTGCACAGGTCCACCAGGTAGGGGGCGACGACGTCGCCGTGGATGCCCAGGCAGCTCGCGATGCCCGCGCTGACCTTGCACAGCTCCTCGGCGAAGACGGCGTTGAAGCGGTAGTCGTTCGCGCCGCTGCCGCCGTACTCCTCGGGGATCTCCAGGCCCAGCAGACCCTGCCGACCGGCCTCCAGCCACAGCTCGCGGTCGATGTACCGCTGCTCCACGTACTTCTCGTAGTTCGGCCGCACGGTCCGGTCGACGAACGCGCGCGCGGTCTCCCGGAAGGCGTGGTGGTCGTCCTCGAACAGGGTGCGCTGCACGTTCCCTCCACAGACAGGCATACCGACAGCCATACTAAGCGGTTGCTTAGGCCCTAAGCGTGTGCTTAGCCTGCGGTACGCTGTCGGTCCTTGTCAAGGAGGCCGACCACGAGCACCCGGGAGGCTGCGGTGACCACCACCGCGCACGAGTTCGAGCTGCTGGAGCACACCTGGCGGGACGTGACGCCCCCGGCGGCCCGGCGGATGCTCATCGCGGCGGCCGCCGCCTTCGCCGGCCGGGGCTACCACGCCACGACCACGCGCGACATCGCCGCGCAGGCCGGCATGAGCCCGGCGGCGGTGTACATCCACTACCGGTCCAAAGAGGACCTGCTGTTCCAGATCTCCCGCATCGGCCACCGCCGGGCGCTGGAGATGCTGACCGGCGTGACCGAGACCGAGCCGGTGGCCCGGATGGCGGCGGCGGTGAAGGCCTTCTCGTCGTGGCACGCGGAGTTCCACCTGACGGCCCGGGTCGTGCAGTACGAGCTGACCGCGCTGACGCCCGAGCACCACGCCGAGGTGGTGGAGCTGCGGCGGGAGATCGAGTCCACGGTGCGCGAGATGATCGAGGACGGGGTGGCGGCGGGGGCGTTCGAGGTGCCGGACGTGCGGGGGGCCGTTTTGGCGGTGTTGTCGCTGTGCATCGACGTGGCTCGGTGGTACAAGCCTGGGGGGCGGCGGACGCCTGAGTCCATCGGCACGTTGTACGCCGACTTGGTGTTGCGGATGCTCAGCGCCTGATTGCGCTTCGCGCTCTCAAGATCAAAAGATGAAAAGCTCACAAGCGGCGCTCGCCGCGCGGCAGGCCGCCAGCGGGGGGTGAAGGGCGTCGGTTCCCCCGCCGCATGGCCTGGCGGAGCCAACCACACTTCGGGCCGGGTGCCGCTAAAAATCTTGCTCGTTCCTCACAAGATTTTCGGCTGCACCCGACCCGAAGTGCGGTAGCCCTTCGGGCAGGCCATACGGCGGGGGAACCGAGGCCCTCCACCTGTGGTGCGACCACCGTGCGCTTCGCGCTGCGCGCGCGAAGGGCCTTGCTGCGCGCAAGGGCCTTCCGGGGTGTGCCGGAAGGCCCTTGTTCGAGAGTCGCTAGTGGACTTGTCGTCGGCCGTAGAAGCCTGCGGCGAGGCTCACGCCGATGGCGGCGAGCACCACCTGAACGATGATCTCGATCCAGTCGATGCCGGGGGTGTCCTCGACGCCCAGCGCGCGGGCGATGAACGTGCCCAGGAACGCCGCCACGATGCCGACCACGAGGGTCAGCCAGATGGGGATGTTCTGCTTGCCGGGAGCGACGAGCTTGCCGAGGAACCCGATGATGAGACCCACGATCAGAGCGCTGATCACACCGCCGATGCCCACGATGCCTCCTGCGGGTTAGTCGCCTTCGAAGAAGTCCCCGATCTCGTCGAGGGCCTCGCCGATAATCATCCCACCGAACACGCCGGCCGCAGCCCCGGCGACGACCCCGCCGGCCCCGATTCCCCCGCCGTGGTGACCCCCGTGGTGACCTGGGTAGTGGCCCCCGTGCATGCCGTGACCGTGGCTGGAACGGCGTCCGGCGACCTGGTCCATCCACTGGTGGAGGACGCCCGCCCAGTCCGTGCGGATCACCTCATCGTGGGACATGGCGAAGTGCCCGAACGTGTCGCCGCCGGCGCGGAACAGGCCGCCGCGGCGGTCGGCCTCCAGTACCACGTACAGGTGGTGCGGGTCGGTGATGAAGGTCAGCTCGATCTGGCTGATCTTGCTCAGGAACTGCTGCGGCGGCAGGAACTCGATCTCCTGGTAGAACGGCAGCTGCTGGGGCACGCCGTGGATGCGGCCCTGCTCGGAGTCCGCGCGGGTGAAGCGGAAGCCCAGCGCGCCGAACGCGTTGAGGACGTGCTCCTGCGAGCGGATCGGGTGCACGTTGATCGGGTCGAGGTCGCCGGGGTCGACGGCGCCGCGCACTTCCAGCTCCGTGCGCAGGCCCATGGTCATGCCGTGCAGGTGGGTGCCGTGCACGACGGTCAGCGGGGTCTCCAGCGGCACCGGGAACTGGAACGGCAGCGCGAGGTGCTGGCCGGGGCCGACCTGGATGCGCTGGCCGACGACGATGCGGGCGAACTCGACGTTGCGGTTGTGCTCGCTGTCGCCGCTCTCCACCTCGACCCGGGTGACCAGCGAGAGCTTGACGTAGTCGATGTCGGCGGGGTGGTCGCCGCCCGCGATGCGCACCTCGCCGGTGAGCAGCTCGCCGGGGCGGACGTTGGGGTTGGTCAGCACCGTGTCCACGGTCGGCCCGCCGACTCCGAACGCGCGCAACATCCTCTTGAACACCACGGTGGGTCCTCCTGACACCTGTGCGGCTCGCGTCCCGCGGGAGCGATTTGTCCCAAGGACGCCTTACCGGGTGGATCGGTTGGCTCTGGACGAACGCTAAGCGCGGGTGCCAGTATGCGACGGCAGTCACATACTAAGCGGTCGCTCAGGAGGTTGCGGTGTCCACACTGCTCGTCGCCAACCGGGGAGAGGTCGCCGTCCGGGTCCTGCGGGCCGCCGCGGACCTCGGGTGGCGCACCACGGCCGTGTACACCGACGACGACCCCGGCCACGCCCGCCTCGCCGACCGGGCCGTGCGGCTGCGTGGCGAGGGGCCGTCGTCCTACCTGGACATCGATCAGTTGTTGGAGGCGGCCGAGGGGTGCCGGTTCGTGCACCCCGGGTACGGGTTCCTGTCCGAGAACGCCGAGTTCGCGCGGCGGTGCGCCGAGGTGGGGCTGACCTTCGTCGGGCCGCCGCCGGAGGTGCTGGCGCTGCTCGGGGACAAGTTGAGCGCGCGTGCGCTGGCCGAAGAGGTCGGGGTGCCGGTGCTGGCCGGGGCGACTTCGGGATTCGAAGAGTTCTTCAAGGCGCACGGGGCCGTGATGG
This DNA window, taken from Saccharothrix variisporea, encodes the following:
- a CDS encoding TetR/AcrR family transcriptional regulator, with product MASVPERLIGAATRLFADKGYDRVAVQEIVDLAGVTKGAMYHYFGSKDDLLQEIYGSLLRMQTERLEAIASGPGPVAERLHAVAADVVVTSVENFDQAKVYFRSADQLPEAKRRAMRAERRRYHERFRSLVEEGQEAGVFRTDVPADVTVHFFFGTVHHLGTWYHTTGPLSAKEIGRHYADLLLGSLRP
- a CDS encoding SDR family NAD(P)-dependent oxidoreductase, giving the protein MGILDKFRLDGQTAIVTGASSGLGVAFAKGLAEAGADVVLAARRVDKLKETAALVEAAGRRALIVRADVAQPDDCREVARAAAEFGDVRVLVNNAGVASAVPASKETPEQFLGVMDVNLNGAYWMAQAAAAVMTNGGSIVNISSVLGLVSGGLPQAAYAASKAGLIGLTRDLAQQWTGRKGIRVNAVAPGFFASEMTDQYPDGYLDAHIGRLPIGRAGDPEELAAAVVFLASAAGGYTTGTTLVVDGGVTLGG
- a CDS encoding acetyl-CoA C-acetyltransferase; its protein translation is MPEAVVVATSRSPIGRARKGSLVDLRPDDLAAQVIRAALDKVPALDPATITDLHLGCAEPQDEHGQNVARRIAVQLGLDTVPGTTVNRFCASSVQTARMAFHAIKAGEGHAFISAGVECVSRYRHGDPHFNPLFAEAQARTAETAEHNTPWTDPRLTGDLPDYYISMGQTAENVATHLGISRREQDEFGVRSQNLAEKAIADGFFAREITPVTLPDGTVVSTDDGPRAGVTLEAVQALKPSFRPQGTVTPGNCCPLNDGAAAVVIMSDTRARELGLTPLARIVATGVSGLSPEIMGLGPVDATLQALAHAGMSIGDIDLVEINEAFAVQVLGSQRALGIDIDRLNVHGGAIALGHPFGSTGARIMTTLINGMQARDAQFGLETMCVGGGQGMAIILERL
- a CDS encoding acyl-CoA dehydrogenase family protein; protein product: MQRTLFEDDHHAFRETARAFVDRTVRPNYEKYVEQRYIDRELWLEAGRQGLLGLEIPEEYGGSGANDYRFNAVFAEELCKVSAGIASCLGIHGDVVAPYLVDLCTEEQKQRWLPRFCSGELTTGIGMTEPSGGSDLAALRSTAVRDGSDWILNGSKTFITNGYSADMVVVAARTSPEKKSKGITLFAVETGMKGFERGRKLDKVGQPESDTAELFFEDVRIPAENVIGEVDRGFIYMMERLPQERLGGAISNLAHAKQILLETIEYAKERKAFGQSIGSFQHNKFLLAELVTKVDVTQAFLDQCTIAHTKRELSAVDAAKAKYWSADVQNEVLDACVQLHGGYGYMTEYRVARAWMDARVTKIWAGSNEIMKELIGRDLGL
- a CDS encoding TetR/AcrR family transcriptional regulator — encoded protein: MTTTAHEFELLEHTWRDVTPPAARRMLIAAAAAFAGRGYHATTTRDIAAQAGMSPAAVYIHYRSKEDLLFQISRIGHRRALEMLTGVTETEPVARMAAAVKAFSSWHAEFHLTARVVQYELTALTPEHHAEVVELRREIESTVREMIEDGVAAGAFEVPDVRGAVLAVLSLCIDVARWYKPGGRRTPESIGTLYADLVLRMLSA
- a CDS encoding GlsB/YeaQ/YmgE family stress response membrane protein — its product is MGIGGVISALIVGLIIGFLGKLVAPGKQNIPIWLTLVVGIVAAFLGTFIARALGVEDTPGIDWIEIIVQVVLAAIGVSLAAGFYGRRQVH
- a CDS encoding sporulation protein, which gives rise to MFKRMLRAFGVGGPTVDTVLTNPNVRPGELLTGEVRIAGGDHPADIDYVKLSLVTRVEVESGDSEHNRNVEFARIVVGQRIQVGPGQHLALPFQFPVPLETPLTVVHGTHLHGMTMGLRTELEVRGAVDPGDLDPINVHPIRSQEHVLNAFGALGFRFTRADSEQGRIHGVPQQLPFYQEIEFLPPQQFLSKISQIELTFITDPHHLYVVLEADRRGGLFRAGGDTFGHFAMSHDEVIRTDWAGVLHQWMDQVAGRRSSHGHGMHGGHYPGHHGGHHGGGIGAGGVVAGAAAGVFGGMIIGEALDEIGDFFEGD